The window GCGGTGTCCTCGCGATCTGCACGATCGCGCGGCGCAGGTCGGCGGGCAGGGACTCGGCGGTCAACGCCTTCTCCTGGGGCTAGGGGCTCTGTTCAGGACTCAGGGCGTCGAGGAATGATCGAGCCCACCGGTCGACGTCGTGGGTCAGCACTTGACGCCTCAACGCGCGCATCCTACGACGACCTTCTGCTGGATCGATCGTGAGGGCCGCATGCATGGCGTTCTTGACTCCGTCAAGATCGTGCGGATTCACCAGGAAGGCGCTCGTGAGCTCGGCCGCGGCGCCCGCGAACTCCGAGAGCACCAGCGCGCCGCCGAGATCGTGGCGGCAGGCCACGTACTCCTTGGCGACGAGGTTCATGCCGTCGCGGACCGGGGTCACGAGCATCACGTCCGCGGCGGAGAAGAACGCGGCCAGCTCCGCCCGGTCGACCGACTGGTGCAGGTAGTGCACGACCGGGCGGCCGACCCGGGCGAACTCGCCGTTGATCCGGCTCACCACTTGCTCGATGTCACCGCGCATGCGCTGGTAGTGCTCGACCCGCTCGCGGCTGGGCGTCGCGAGCTGCACCATGGCCACTTCCCGCGGGTCGATCCGGCCCTCGGTCAGCAGCTCCTGCAGCGCGTAGAGCCGCAGGTCGATGCCCTTGGTGTAGTCGAGGCGGTCGACCCCGAGGATGATCTTCTTCGGGTTGCCGAGGTCGGCCCGGATCTGGGCCGCGCGGGTCACGGTCTCGCGCTTGCGGGCCAGCGCGTCGAGGCCGTTGGAGTCGATGGAGATCGGGAACGCGCCCACGCGGACCGCGCGGTCGCCGACCTGGATGACACCGGGCCGGGTCCGCACACCGACGGCGCCGCGAGTCGGTTCCAGGCCCAGCAGCCGTCTGGCCAGCCACAGGAAGTTCTGCGCGCCGCCCGGGCGGTGGAAGCCGACCAGGTCGGCGCCGAGCAGGCCGCGCACGATCTCGGCGCGCCAGGGGAGCTGCATGAACAGCTCGGTGGGCGGGAACGGGATGTGCAGGAAGAAGCCGATCCGCAGGTCGGGCCGCTGTTCGCGGAGCAGTGCGGGCGCGAGTTGGAGCTGGTAGTCCTGGATCCACACCGTGGCGTTGGGCGCGGCGACCTTGGCGCAGGCGTCGGCGAAGCGGTGGTTGACCTTGACGTAGCTGTCCCACCAGCCTCGGTCGAAGACCGGGGGCGCGACAACGTCGTGGTAGAGCGGCCACAGGGTGGCGTTGGAGAAGCCCTCGTAGTAGTCGCGGACCTCGTCGGAGGTGAGCGTCACCGGGTGCAGGCGCAGCCCGTCGTCGGTGAACTCGTCGACCTCCACGTCGGCCACGCCGGGCCACCCGACCCACGCGCCGGTGTTCTTGCGCAGGAACGGGGCGAGCGCGCTGACCAGGCCACCTGGGCTGTGCTTCCAGCGTTGTGAGCCGTCCGGCAGCCGCTCTAGGTCGACCGGGAGCCGGTTCGCGGCGACGATGAAGTCGGCGCCGTTGTTGCTGGGGGCGTTGTCGCTGCTCACGCCTGGCGTGCCTCCTTTGGAAGCCGGTGCGGGATGCCCGAAATTCCAAGGCTAGTCACTCCGCGCCGCCACCGCGTGATGCGAATGTCTATGACTCGGTGTGACGTTTGTTGGGTTGCAATGGGCCGGATAGCCGGGGCCCGGCGAGCCGCCGCTCCAACCGCCCGAGCTTGGTGCGCACGGGTTGGGCCAGGTATTCGCCGAGCACCACGCCCGCTGCCAGCGCCAACGCGATGGCGGCGGCGATCATGAGCGTGGAAAGGCCCGCGGGGGAGCGCTCGATCGCCAGTTCGTACAGCGCACGGTAGGTCGGAAGGCCGGGAAGCAGCGGGACCATGCCGGAGACCGCGACGATCAGCGGCGGCATCCGGAACCGCCGGGAGATGACACCGCCCGCGAACCCGATCACCACGGCCGCCCCGGCGGAGGCGACGATCGGCCCGGCCCCGGCGAGCACCAGCCCGCCGTACCCCGCGGTCCCCACGCCACCGGCGACGGCGGCGACCAGCATGGAGCGTGGCGGGGCGTAACTGGCCAGCGCGAAACACCCGGCGGCGGCGGCTCCGGCCAGCGTCTGCACCGGCAGACGGAGCGCGGAGGGCGGCAGAGGATCGGCGAGCGGCGTCTCGGGCAGCCCCAGCGCCACGGCGATGTTGAGGGCGATGACGACGCCGGCGGTGAGGCCCGCGGTCATCAGCGAGACCTCCATCGTGCG is drawn from Actinokineospora alba and contains these coding sequences:
- a CDS encoding alpha,alpha-trehalose-phosphate synthase (UDP-forming), with product MSSDNAPSNNGADFIVAANRLPVDLERLPDGSQRWKHSPGGLVSALAPFLRKNTGAWVGWPGVADVEVDEFTDDGLRLHPVTLTSDEVRDYYEGFSNATLWPLYHDVVAPPVFDRGWWDSYVKVNHRFADACAKVAAPNATVWIQDYQLQLAPALLREQRPDLRIGFFLHIPFPPTELFMQLPWRAEIVRGLLGADLVGFHRPGGAQNFLWLARRLLGLEPTRGAVGVRTRPGVIQVGDRAVRVGAFPISIDSNGLDALARKRETVTRAAQIRADLGNPKKIILGVDRLDYTKGIDLRLYALQELLTEGRIDPREVAMVQLATPSRERVEHYQRMRGDIEQVVSRINGEFARVGRPVVHYLHQSVDRAELAAFFSAADVMLVTPVRDGMNLVAKEYVACRHDLGGALVLSEFAGAAAELTSAFLVNPHDLDGVKNAMHAALTIDPAEGRRRMRALRRQVLTHDVDRWARSFLDALSPEQSP